The sequence below is a genomic window from Streptosporangium lutulentum.
AGGCGGCGAGAAAGGTGTCGGCGACGATGTCGTCGGCGATGGAGTCACCCAGCCTGCGGGTGACATACCGATGGAGCTCCGGCGCGTGACGGTCGAACAGGGTCGCGAACACGTCGGGCTCGTCTCGGGACCGTCGGATCAGCTCCGCGTCGTCGGTGCGGTCCGATGTATGGGCGCATTGTGCGTCGGCGATCAAACATGGCTCCGCTCATCGGGCCTCTGTTCTCACGAGGCGGGGGGCACGGTCATCTCTATTCACCCGAACCGGGCGATCGAGTTCACGCCCTTACCGGTTCCGGCGGCCGGCAAGCCTGGAAGGACGCTCACGAAGCTGCGGCAAGCGGTCTTCATCATCGTTCGTGAACGCGTGAAAGCGCACGACGGCGGTTGCCGCCGAGCTGGACGAGACGCCCGTCAAGGCGGACGAGGAGACCTCGCCGGCGCGGCTCCCCGATGCTCCGGTCATGGGCGCTCGCCCGGAGCGAGCGAGGCGGCACCCGCCTTCCGCCCGTCCCGAGGCCGGCGCCGAACGGCGCGGGCGGTCGCGTCAACGGCCGGACCGCTTCCTGTACAGCGTGCGCGGACCCGTCATACGATGCGGTTCGTGCCGAACATCGGACCCGTAGAGCTGCTCATCGCCGCCGCTCTGCTCGCGGTGATCCTGGCGATCGTCCTCGGTGTCGTCGTGGTCGCCCGGAGGGGAGACAGGGCGTCCCTTCCACCGCCGATGCCGCCGGCGCCCCAGGATCTGCAGGAGCTCGTCACGCGGCTGACGCGCCAGGGACAGAAGATCCATGCGATCAAGGCGCTGCGCCATCACACCGGGCTCGGCCTGTCCGAGTCCAAGAAGGTCATCGACGCCGTGGCCCTGGGGCACCCCATGTGGAGCCATCCCGTGCTGGCCCCGTTCCGGCCCTCCCCCGTGGCCCTGCCGCACGCCGGTCCCGACCTGGCCACCCGCGTGCGCGAGCTCAAGGCCGCCGGTCGCACGGCGCAGGCGATCCACCTGGTACGCGGCGAGACCGGCATGGGTCAGGCCGAGGCCGAGCTGTTCGTCGGCAGCCTCTGAACGCCCCCGGCGAGCGTGCCCCCGGTGCTCCGGTCAGGAGGTTCCTGTTGACATTGTCGCCAATGTCAAGGTTTAGCCTCAAAGCTCCTGTCCCCGCATCCTGGAACGGACGCCGATGACCATCCTGGCCGACCCTGACGACCGCGCCCTCCTGCTCGACCGCGACCGGAGCTTCTTCGACGCCCTGGTCGCCGCCGACCTCTCCTGCCTGGACGACCTGCTGGCGGACGACTTCGTCATGGTCGCCATCGACAACGGCGCGACCGTGACCCGAGCCGACCTGCTCGGTCTGATGTCATCCGGAACCGTCCGGTTTCCGGCCGTGCAGTCCTTCCCGGACGAGGCCGTCGTCCGCCGTATCGGAGACGTCGGCATCGTCGTCGGGCGAACCGGCATGAACTTCACCGGCGCCGACGGCGCCGTCTTCACCGCCGGCAGCCGGTACACCCACGTCTTCGTCTCCGACTCCGTCGCGGGATGGCGCCTCGTCTCCGCGCAGGGCACGGAGATCAAGCCCGGCTCGTGACGCCCCTCTCGCCGGGGCCCGCCGGACTCCCCCGTCTCCAGACGGAGAGCGGACAGGACGGCGGCGGCCGATCCGGGACCGGTCGGCCGGGGACGCGATCGCGTTCGGCCGGCGGGGTCTCCGTGTCATCGGGATGACGGTGGAAATCCCGAGCCCCTCGATCCGGCGGGCCACCGTCAGGAAAGTGCCGGCGCGGTGCGGACACGGCGGGGCGGGGTGAAGACGTACAGGCTGAGGATGTCGGACGGTTCGGCCACTCCCGGGCCACCGGCACGAACCCAGGCCGCGATGTCCTCGGCCGCGTCCGGGTCGTTGACCAGGCCGAGCCACACGGGACGGCCTCCCGCGGCGCGGCCGGCGGCCGACGGCTGGACGACGATCACGTTCGCCCGCTCGCACACGTCCAGGCAGTCGGTGACGCGGACCGCGGCGGTCTCGGACAAGCGGGCGACCTGCTCGGCGTGGTCGAGTCCGGCCACCTTCCCCGGGTCGCCGCAGCAGCAGCCGCGGCAGACGACGATCCTGCATGGTGCCGGTTTCCTCATGCGCACGTGAATCCTTTGCCGGTGCATTCGAGCAGGTCAGATGACGGTTCGAGGCAGGGGCACGGGGTTCGCCCCGGCCGGTCGGGCGGGCGGGCCGGGAACCCGCCGGTCGCCGGCGGGTTCCCGGACACGCGGAGGGCCGGCCGAGCGGCTCATGGGGCTCCCCGGGCAGCTCGTACGGCTCGCGTCCAC
It includes:
- a CDS encoding 50S ribosomal protein L7/L12, with amino-acid sequence MPNIGPVELLIAAALLAVILAIVLGVVVVARRGDRASLPPPMPPAPQDLQELVTRLTRQGQKIHAIKALRHHTGLGLSESKKVIDAVALGHPMWSHPVLAPFRPSPVALPHAGPDLATRVRELKAAGRTAQAIHLVRGETGMGQAEAELFVGSL
- a CDS encoding (2Fe-2S) ferredoxin domain-containing protein, which produces MRKPAPCRIVVCRGCCCGDPGKVAGLDHAEQVARLSETAAVRVTDCLDVCERANVIVVQPSAAGRAAGGRPVWLGLVNDPDAAEDIAAWVRAGGPGVAEPSDILSLYVFTPPRRVRTAPALS
- a CDS encoding YybH family protein yields the protein MTILADPDDRALLLDRDRSFFDALVAADLSCLDDLLADDFVMVAIDNGATVTRADLLGLMSSGTVRFPAVQSFPDEAVVRRIGDVGIVVGRTGMNFTGADGAVFTAGSRYTHVFVSDSVAGWRLVSAQGTEIKPGS